The sequence GGGGGCCGGCCGGGCTAGGTTGCGCCCCAAGGCCGATTTCCCGGGAGTCTCCATGGTCAGCGTCCGAAAAAGCTTTTTGCAACTGCTTTTCGCCGGCTCCTTCATGAAGCGCTGGAACGACAAGCACCGCTCCATGGAGCTGGTGGAAGTCGACAAGCAGGCCCACAAGATGATGGTGGCCTGGATGCTCTACGAACGCAACAGCGGGCACTTGAGCCAGCCGGAAAAGATCGCCCTGGGCCTGCAAATCGTCGAGGGCGGCCTGTTCGAATACCTCTACCGCCTGGTGATCACGGATATCAAGCCGCCGGTTTTCTACAAGATAAAAGCCAAACCCGACCATTACGGCCAGCTCACGGCCTGGGTCTTTTCCCAACTCGAACCGCGCGTGCGGGCACTGGGCGAGGAGTTCTGGGAGCGGCTTCGCACCTACCTGGCCGTGCCCGAGGCCGATACCCCGGCCCGGCGCATCCTCGACGCCGCCCACCTCTACGCCAGCGGCTGGGAATATTCGCTGATCAAGCGCGACAACCCCTGGGACGACGAACTGCTCGACATCGAAACGTCGTTTACCGGCGGCCTGGCCCGCTTCGCCGACCTCGACGGCGTGGGCGACCTGGCAAGCGGGCTTTTCGCCGGCAAAAAGACCACGCTGGGCCATTTCGCCAGGCTCCTGGGCCAACTGCGCTTCCAGACGCGCTGGTCCCAGACGCCGCGCATCCCGGAAACCTCGGTGCTCGGCCACATGTTCCTGGTCGCCGCCTACGCCTACTTCTTCAGCCTGGCCGTGGACGCCTGCCCGGCCAGGCGGCTCAACAACTTTTTCGCCGGCCTCTACCACGACATGCCGGAACTGCTGACCCGCGACATCATCTCGCCGGTCAAGCAGTCCGTGGCCCCCCTTGGCGGCATGATCAAGGAATACGAGAACGCGGAACTCGAGCGGCGGGTCTTTTCGGTGCTGCGCGGCGGCGGCTGCGCCGACCTGGCCGACCGGCTGGGCTATCTGCTCGGCATGGACGTGGGTTCGGAGTTCCACGAATCCGTGCGCGACGGGACCGGGCCGGTCAGGCGCGTGACGCCCGCCGAACTGCAGGACCGCTGCAATCTCGACGCCTTCGACCCCAAGGACGGCGAGCTGCTCAAAGTCTGCGACAACCTGGCCGCCTTCATCGAGGCCTATACGGCGCTGCGCAACGGCATCACCTCCGATCAGCTCCAGCAGGCCGTCTGGCGCCTTCGCAACAAATACGCCGCCACCGTGCTCTTCGGCCGGGTGCATGTCGGCGCCCTGCTGGCGGATTTCGACTGAGGCCGGCGGAGAAGCGCGTGGTGCGGTGGATGAAGCGTTTCGCCCTTGCGGCCGGGCTGCTGGTCTTTTTGGCCGCGCTTTCGGCCACGCGGCTGTGGCGGCTCGACACGGCGTCGCTGTGGGAGGACGACTACCTCAACCTCGACCGGGCGTTGCTGCCCCTGGCCGACATGTTCGCCATCCAGAAGTTCCAGGGCCCGGCCGACACCATCTTCGATTTCCAGCCGCC is a genomic window of Solidesulfovibrio sp. containing:
- a CDS encoding HD domain-containing protein, whose protein sequence is MVSVRKSFLQLLFAGSFMKRWNDKHRSMELVEVDKQAHKMMVAWMLYERNSGHLSQPEKIALGLQIVEGGLFEYLYRLVITDIKPPVFYKIKAKPDHYGQLTAWVFSQLEPRVRALGEEFWERLRTYLAVPEADTPARRILDAAHLYASGWEYSLIKRDNPWDDELLDIETSFTGGLARFADLDGVGDLASGLFAGKKTTLGHFARLLGQLRFQTRWSQTPRIPETSVLGHMFLVAAYAYFFSLAVDACPARRLNNFFAGLYHDMPELLTRDIISPVKQSVAPLGGMIKEYENAELERRVFSVLRGGGCADLADRLGYLLGMDVGSEFHESVRDGTGPVRRVTPAELQDRCNLDAFDPKDGELLKVCDNLAAFIEAYTALRNGITSDQLQQAVWRLRNKYAATVLFGRVHVGALLADFD